The genomic region CTCGCGGCGTACGCCGCCGTGGACCCGCAGGGCGGCTGGCAGGAGGACTGGGCGGAGGTGTGGACCGAGACCGGCGCCGGCCAGCCGCTGCCCGATGGGCATGCGCTCGCGGCCAGGCGTGCGGAGGTGGAGGAGCGGGTGCTGGGGAACCTGCTGAGGTTGAATGGGGAGAGGGCGTAGACCCGCCCAGGGACTTGCTGTTAGCATTGCCCCCGGCTGCATGGGGGCCGAGCTTTGGCGAACACCTCTCCGTTCCAATTCGACATGTATCGGCTCAACCTCGAAGACGAGGAGCCGTCCTTATACCAACCTGACCTAAAGGCACTGAGAAGTGACGCAGACATCGAGCGGGTAATCGAGCTGGCCTGTACGGAAGGCTTCGATGAGCGGACCGCGACTGAGACCACTGAGTTGACGTGGGCGCTGCGGTCATTCACGCGATCAACCGCAGACGATGGAGGTACCCTAGTCGTTGTGCAGTTGATCCGCGCTTTGAGGTCAAAGGTTGCGCCAACTCTCACCGACGGTGGTGTCGTTGAAGACCGAACGGAGTTCCACCCGGCTCCGGCGGAGTATGTGCACCTGATCTTCCGTATGAGCAGACATGCGGTGGCGGTTGAGTACAGGTCAGCGCTTCTCGGAACCGAGGCGTGGCGAGGGTCGCTGCAACGCATACTTGGGAAGTCTGCGGCCGAACTCGGCTTCGGCACGAGGATCGAACTAGAAGCGATCCCCGAGAAGAACGAGATCATGGAGGCATTCGCCTCGTTCGACAAGCTGACGCGGATGAAGGTCGTGCTGCGACTCCCGAATCCTGAGATCTCGCGCAGCGCTCAAGACATCTACAAGCGGATGCAGGATGGAGGAGTCCGCGAATGGGTGCAGAAAATGTACAACCCTCGCGGACTCTCACAGGCCTCTGGACAACTGCCTCATGCCTCTGCTGAGCTGGCACAAGCTGGTTACAAGAAGGGCGGTGTTGAGTTCCAAGGTGTGAAGAACGGGGAGCGTAAAGCTGTCAAGACGGGACGAAAGGCTGCGCGAGGTTCAATCGATACCGCTCGCGATGTGGCTCGCGGAATGCTTGCGAACGCGCGGACGAAGGAGACAAAGACTTGCCTGGAACAGCTGATTCGTGAAATGGACGCTGTCAGTCCGCCGCCAAATGGCTCAACCAAGAAGATGAAGATCGGGAACACAAAGAAGGGGCGCAAGTGAGCCACCCCCTCGCAAGGTTCCGACCTCAACTCTCCTGGGGCATTTTGGTCGAGTGCATCCTCGCCGGCGTGGTGTACGCCATTCTCCGGGCATCCTTCGAGTTCGCCGCACTCTCAAAGTTCCTGGAAACTACGGTGGACCTTTGGACCGCGCTGGTAGGGGTGCTGTTCGGAGGAGCACTTGCAGCATGGGCTGCGTTCGCTGCGGCAGTCGCGGGCCCTTTTGGCGAATACCTGGAGCACGAGGGCAAACTCCGTGCCTTCTCGACCGTCTTCCTCATAGCAGCGGCGGTTTTCTACGCCTCGACGGTCCTGCTCATCGTCGCCAAGGGCGTTGATGTCGCTTGGTTCAGGCACTGCGCGATTGTCGCCATTGTGTACTCCCTCGCGAACGGGATCACGTTGCTCACCAACTCGGCGCACGTCTTGGTGATGCACTCGGGATTCCAGCGCGAATACCGAGACGCAATGAGCCAGTTGGAGCGCGAAAAGAAGGACGGCCTGGGTCGTTGAGCAAAGTCGGAGTGTATCGATGACCTGTCCCCTCCCCTAGCCCGCGCACATGGAGCTGCTGGGGTGGAGGAGTTCACAGTCATGCCCAGTAACGGCATTGCTGTCCCGTTCCCTGATAACCCTGGGACGAAGCCCAGCAATCCTGCCCAGCAACCGCGAGTTCCTGCCCAGTTCCCCGTCGTCACGGGGCGGGAATCGGCAGCCATGGGGCTGAAGGATGCGGTTGCGGGGCAGCGGCGGGGCCGTGATAGGCGGTTTCTGATGGATTCGGGGCAGAAGGGCTGAAGCGGGTGGGCGTTCTGGACGACCTGTGAGGTGTAGCGCGGTGCGGCAGGCCCGGGCCGCACCGTCAGCAAGGACCCATTTGCAGGAGCACCACCCCATGGCCACCGTCAACAACAACCCGATCCCGCGTTCGCCGCGGCCGGCCGTGCAGGCGTGGGGCAGGGCGCACGCACCGATCTTCGTGGGCCAGGCCGAGCAGCTGGGGTTGCCGGAGGAGCAGGCGGCACTGTACAAGGCCGCGGTGGACGAGCTGGACGCGGCGGTGCGGGCCCAGGAGGCGGCCCGCAACGTGTACCGCACGGCGACCACCAACGCAGAGAAGGCACTGGCCAGGCTGCTGGCGGTGCAGGGCGACACGGTGCGGATCATCCGCGCCTACGCCGAGAGCACGGACAACCCGCAGGCGGTGTACTCGGCCGGGCAGCTGCCCCCGATCGCCACGCCCACGAAGATGGCCGAACCCGCGCAGCCGCGGAGCGTGACGGCGTCTCTGGTCGCCACGAGCGGCGCCATCGAGCTGCGCTGGAAGGCCAAAAACCCCGAGGGCAGCAGCGGGACCAGCTACATCGTGCGCCGCCGCCTCCCCGGCGAGGCCGCCTTCACCATCGTGGGCATCACCGGCAAGAAGCGCTACACCGACAGCACGCTCCCCGCGGGCCACGGGCGGATGGAGTACACGATCCAGGGCCAACGGAGCGACCTGTCGGGGCCAGTGTCGGCGTTGATGACGGTGAGCTTCGGGGCGGTCGAGGCTTCCAGAGCAACCCGGCTCGCGGCGTAAGGACTGACGGTAGCATGCGGGCCGATGCCCCCCAACACCCTGCAACTCGCGGCGGACCGGCTCGGGAACTCGCTGAGGCTCTACGCAGAGTCCTCCCTCACCACGCCCGCGCTGGCCAAGGTCGATCTCGAAGAGGCGGTTGACAACCACGACCGGGCGTTCGACGGCGTGCTCGGGGCGATGGCGTCTGCGCACGACGCCCTGGGGACCTCCACTCCCAAGGTGCTCAACTTCTACGCGTTCGGGGACACCACGGCGGTGCTCCTGGTGCGGAACGCCCGTCATCACAACACCGGCGGGCTCTTCCAGAGCTGGAACGCGCTGATGCTCAAGCACGGCGGCCTCAAGCAGCGCGCAGGGGCTGAGTTCCTGATGGTGGACTACACGCTGCTCGCCGGTGAGGGCACGGTGTCGAGGTACTACCTTCTATGGGATGACTTCAGGGCGGTGCTCGCCGACCCGACCGCGCGCATCCGCGACCGGGGGGCGTCAGCTGTACTCCTGGATCAGGAGTGCGGCTTCGACGCCATCAGAGTGAAGGCGGCGGCCGAGGGCTACCCCGCCAATCAGGTGTTCGTCAACCTGGTGCCGATCATCATGAACGCAGCGACGCGGGTGTTTGCAGCGGTGGCAACCTCCGGGACATCAATCGTCGGGTTTGACTCGGGGGTGTATTCGCGGCACTTCGCGTCAGGCCCGCTGGCGG from Phycisphaerales bacterium harbors:
- a CDS encoding fibronectin type III domain-containing protein; amino-acid sequence: MATVNNNPIPRSPRPAVQAWGRAHAPIFVGQAEQLGLPEEQAALYKAAVDELDAAVRAQEAARNVYRTATTNAEKALARLLAVQGDTVRIIRAYAESTDNPQAVYSAGQLPPIATPTKMAEPAQPRSVTASLVATSGAIELRWKAKNPEGSSGTSYIVRRRLPGEAAFTIVGITGKKRYTDSTLPAGHGRMEYTIQGQRSDLSGPVSALMTVSFGAVEASRATRLAA